One part of the Lycium ferocissimum isolate CSIRO_LF1 chromosome 8, AGI_CSIRO_Lferr_CH_V1, whole genome shotgun sequence genome encodes these proteins:
- the LOC132067925 gene encoding NADPH-dependent codeinone reductase 1-3-like isoform X2 gives MTTDMKQVLILPRFVLNSGHEMPLIGMGTAPTELTLPPKDQLISIFVDAIETGYRHFDTAAVYGSEEAVGGAVAEALQHGLIKSREEVFITSKLWCTDTHPDLVLPALKNTLAKLGMDYLDLYLIHWPARMKKNDSEEEIKIEVKDVLPFDMKGTWEAMEECYKLGLAKSIGVCNFSCTKLSQLLHHATIPPAVNQVALRWVYEQGVSVLVKSFNKDRMKENLQILDWELSNEEIARIQEIPQCRGFKAEIFVHPDGPYKSIEEFWDGEL, from the exons ATGACAACGGATATGAAGCAAGTGTTAATACTCCCAAGATTTGTGCTGAATTCTGGTCATGAAATGCCTCTTATAGGCATGGGAACAGCACCAACAGAACTTACCTTACCACCAAAGGATCAATTAATCTCCATTTTTGTTGATGCTATTGAAACCGGTTATCGACACTTTGACACCGCCGCGGTCTATGGCTCCGAGGAAGCTGTTGGCGGAGCAGTGGCAGAAGCGCTACAGCACGGACTCATTAAGAGCCGTGAAGAAGTGTTCATTACATCCAAATTATGGTGCACGGACACACACCCCGACCTTGTTCTTCCTGCCCTAAAAAATACTCTCGC GAAGCTAGGGATGGATTACTTGGACTTGTACCTAATACATTGGCCAGCGAGGATGAAGAAGAACGACAGTGAAGAAGAGATAAAGATAGAAGTAAAGGATGTACTTCCATTTGACATGAAAGGAACATGGGAAGCCATGGAAGAATGTTACAAATTAGGTTTGGCAAAGTCTATTGGTGTATGCAACTTCAGCTGCACAAAACTCTCTCAACTACTGCACCATGCCACTATTCCTCCTGCAGTTAATCAG GTTGCATTGAGGTGGGTATATGAGCAAGGAGTTAGTGTATTAGTGAAGAGTTTTAACAAGGATAGGATGAAAGAGAACCTTCAAATTTTGGATTGGGAACTAAGCAATGAAGAAATCGCGCGGATACAAGAAATTCCTCAATGCAGGGGATTCAAAGCTGAGATTTTTGTTCATCCAGACGGACCATACAAATCAATAGAGGAATTCTGGGATGGCGAACTATAA
- the LOC132066820 gene encoding protein DMP8-like — MEQSEGPIGIKIYSASQRVDNTTSSMYNTNLPQDVPIPELPQPPIGGKKRRTMANGVQKTLSKTSLLVNFLPTGTLLTFEMLLPSVFGKGECSPITTLMILSLLGICTLSCFFFHFTDSFRGPDGKVYYGFVTPRGLKVFKTGLGVEVPKDERYIVGFTDFVHALMSVLVFVAIAFSDHRVTLCLFPGHAKELDEIMRSFPLMVGVICSGLFLVFPTTRYGVGCMSA, encoded by the exons ATGGAGCAAAGTGAGGGACCAATTGGGATCAAAATCTACAGTGCATCACAACGTGTCGATAATACTACTTCTTCTATGTACAATACTAATTTGCCACAAGATGTTCCAATCCCAGAATTGCCTCAACCACCAATTGGTggcaagaaaagaagaacaatggCAAATGGGGTTCAAAAAACACTCTCAAAAACTTCATTGCTCGTGAATTTTCTCCCAACAGGaacacttttaacttttgaaatgCTCCTTCCATCAGTTTTTGGCAAAGGGGAGTGTTCTCCAATTACCACACTGATGATTTTGTCACTTCTTGGCATTTGCACTTTGTCATGCTTCTTCTTCCATTTCACTGATAGTTTTCGCGGTCCGGACGGGAAAGTTTACTATGGATTTGTCACTCCTAGAGGGTTGAAAGTTTTCAAGACTGGACTTGGTGTGGAAGTGCCAAAAGATGAAAG GTACATTGTGGGATTCACAGATTTCGTGCATGCACTGATGTCTGTTTTGGTGTTTGTGGCGATTGCATTTTCAGATCATAGAGTGACACTTTGTTTATTCCCTGGACATGCAAAAGAACTAGATGAAATCATGAGGAGTTTCCCATTAATGGTGGGAGTTATTTGCAGTGgactttttcttgtttttcctactACCAGATATGGCGTTGGATGTATGTCTGCTTAG
- the LOC132067923 gene encoding beta-1,3-galactosyltransferase GALT1, which yields MKKWYCGILITSLLMFLVLGYCVMRKPVKESYVTSSLYFNMTNPLEWINAMAPPAAHHPETITQVISAEIVVSDLFIERNLSAQEQQSLSTWYQLKRLTTHNLVLPNSIEAVKEASVAWNNLMSAVEREKFDANDSSIKAGKQKQCPHFLSKTNATELDAGGFKLRLPCGLTQGSSITIIGIPNGLLGNFQVDLTGEPLPGEPEPPVILHYNVRLHGDKITEDPVIVQNTWTIAHDWGEEERCPSPSDEKSKKVDELDQCNEMVGNVMATRHVTATNKSSLVQDGAKSRKYFPFKQGYLSVATLRVGSEGIHMTVDGRHITSFAFRETLEPWLISEVRISGDIKLISVVASGLPTSEDSEHINDLEALKAAPLPPRKRLDLFIGVFSTANNFKRRMAVRRTWMQYDAVRSGQVAVRFFVGLHKNQMVNGELWNEARTYGDIQLMPFVDYYSLITWKTVAICVFGTEVVSAKFVMKTDDDAFVRVDEILSSMERINVARGLLYGLINADSHPHRSQDSKWFISPEEWPEETYPPWAHGPGYVVSSDIARTISSKQRKGRLKMFKLEDVAMGIWISEMKKKGLEVKYEKEERIFNEGCRDGYVIAHYQGPREMLCLWQKIEEKKRALCCGD from the exons ATGAAGAAATGGTACTGTGGTATTTTAATTACATCCCTGTTGATGTTTTTGGTTTTGGGATATTGTGTGATGAGGAAACCTGTCAAGGAAAGTTATGTTACAAGTTCTCTCTACTTCAATATGACAAATCCTCTTGAATGGATAAATGCTATGGCTCCTCCGGCAGCTCACCATCCAGAAACTATTACTCAAGTAATATCTGCTGAAATTGTTGTATCTGATCTTTTTATTGAGAGGAACCTGTCAGCTCAGGAGCAACAATCTCTGTCTACGTGGTATCAATTGAAAAGGTTAACTACTCATAATCTAGTCTTACCTAATTCTATAGAGGCAGTTAAGGAAGCCAGTGTTGCATGGAACAACCTCATGAGTGCAGTAGAGAGGGAAAAATTTGATGCAAATGATAGTTCAATTAAGGCAGGGAAACAGAAACAATGTCCTCATTTTCTTAGCAAAACCAATGCTACAGAACTTGATGCGGGCGGCTTTAAGTTACGGCTTCCTTGTGGTCTGACTCAGGGTTCTTCCATCACAATAATTGGCATTCCAAATGGTCTTCTTGGGAATTTTCAGGTGGATTTGACTGGTGAGCCACTACCAGGTGAACCAGAGCCTCCTGTTATTCTGCACTACAATGTTAGGCTCCATGGTGATAAAATAACTGAGGATCCCGTAATTGTACAAAACACCTGGACAATTGCACATGACTGGGGTGAAGAGGAGCGCTGTCCGTCACCCTCggatgaaaagagcaagaaag TGGATGAATTAGACCAATGCAATGAGATGGTAGGTAATGTCATGGCTACCCGGCATGTCACTGCAACAAATAAATCTAGCTTGGTTCAGGATGGGGCTAAATCAAGAAAATACTTTCCTTTCAAGCAAGGATATCTCTCGGTTGCCACTCTGAGAGTAGGCTCTGAAGGAATTCATATGACAGTAGATGGAAGACACATAACATCTTTTGCTTTCCGTGAA ACTTTGGAACCATGGCTCATAAGTGAAGTGAGGATATCGGGAGACATAAAATTAATTTCTGTTGTCGCAAGTGGTTTACCAACATCAGAGGATTCAGAGCATATAAATGACTTGGAAGCCTTAAAAGCAGCTCCTCTTCCTCCACGAAAAAGACTAGATCTCTTTATTGGTGTATTTTCTACCGCAAATAATTTCAAACGTAGAATGGCTGTCCGTAGAACGTGGATGCAATATGATGCGGTGCGGTCTGGACAAGTTGCAGTGCGGTTTTTTGTTGGCTTG CATAAAAACCAAATGGTGAATGGAGAGCTCTGGAATGAGGCTAGGACATATGGAGACATCCAGCTGATGCCTTTTGTTGATTACTACAGTCTTATCACTTGGAAGACCGTTGCCATCTGTGTTTTTGGG ACAGAGGTCGTTTCTGCAAAGTTTGTCATGAAGACAGATGATGATGCATTTGTTCGGGTGGATGAAATCTTATCTTCTATGGAGAGGATTAACGTGGCTCGTGGATTGCTATATGGTCTTATTAATGCAGATTCCCATCCTCATAGGAGTCAGGACAGCAAGTGGTTTATCAGTCCAGAG GAATGGCCTGAAGAAACTTACCCTCCTTGGGCACATGGACCGGGTTATGTTGTCTCCAGCGATATAGCAAGAACAATCAGCTCGAAACAGAGAAAAGGTCGCCTAAAG ATGTTTAAGCTGGAAGATGTTGCTATGGGCATCTGGATTtcagaaatgaagaaaaaagggCTGGAAGTGAAGTATGAAAAGGAAGAGAGGATTTTTAATGAAGGTTGCCGTGATGGTTATGTTATTGCACATTACCAAGGCCCTAGAGAGATGCTCTGTCTTTGGCAAAAGATTGAAGAGAAAAAACGAGCTTTATGTTGTGGCGATTAA
- the LOC132067925 gene encoding methylecgonone reductase-like isoform X1: MTTDMKQVLILPRFVLNSGHEMPLIGMGTAPTELTLPPKDQLISIFVDAIETGYRHFDTAAVYGSEEAVGGAVAEALQHGLIKSREEVFITSKLWCTDTHPDLVLPALKNTLAKLGMDYLDLYLIHWPARMKKNDSEEEIKIEVKDVLPFDMKGTWEAMEECYKLGLAKSIGVCNFSCTKLSQLLHHATIPPAVNQVEMHVAWRQEKMLEFCREKGILVSAWSPLGANGIPVWGNHAVMQNPVLKDIAIHKQKSIAQVALRWVYEQGVSVLVKSFNKDRMKENLQILDWELSNEEIARIQEIPQCRGFKAEIFVHPDGPYKSIEEFWDGEL, translated from the exons ATGACAACGGATATGAAGCAAGTGTTAATACTCCCAAGATTTGTGCTGAATTCTGGTCATGAAATGCCTCTTATAGGCATGGGAACAGCACCAACAGAACTTACCTTACCACCAAAGGATCAATTAATCTCCATTTTTGTTGATGCTATTGAAACCGGTTATCGACACTTTGACACCGCCGCGGTCTATGGCTCCGAGGAAGCTGTTGGCGGAGCAGTGGCAGAAGCGCTACAGCACGGACTCATTAAGAGCCGTGAAGAAGTGTTCATTACATCCAAATTATGGTGCACGGACACACACCCCGACCTTGTTCTTCCTGCCCTAAAAAATACTCTCGC GAAGCTAGGGATGGATTACTTGGACTTGTACCTAATACATTGGCCAGCGAGGATGAAGAAGAACGACAGTGAAGAAGAGATAAAGATAGAAGTAAAGGATGTACTTCCATTTGACATGAAAGGAACATGGGAAGCCATGGAAGAATGTTACAAATTAGGTTTGGCAAAGTCTATTGGTGTATGCAACTTCAGCTGCACAAAACTCTCTCAACTACTGCACCATGCCACTATTCCTCCTGCAGTTAATCAG GTGGAAATGCATGTTGCATGGAGGCAAGAAAAGATGTTAGAGTTTTGCAGGGAAAAGGGAATACTTGTAAGTGCATGGTCTCCACTTGGAGCTAATGGGATACCTGTCTGGGGCAATCATGCTGTAATGCAAAACCCTGTTCTAAAAGACATTGCTATTCATAAACAAAAGAGCATTGCACAG GTTGCATTGAGGTGGGTATATGAGCAAGGAGTTAGTGTATTAGTGAAGAGTTTTAACAAGGATAGGATGAAAGAGAACCTTCAAATTTTGGATTGGGAACTAAGCAATGAAGAAATCGCGCGGATACAAGAAATTCCTCAATGCAGGGGATTCAAAGCTGAGATTTTTGTTCATCCAGACGGACCATACAAATCAATAGAGGAATTCTGGGATGGCGAACTATAA
- the LOC132067927 gene encoding uncharacterized protein LOC132067927: MATMATGNVCSLQIKTCELFGTCINHSYTTLPIQNKSLHIKPLVIQATAKANSRTESAKLRNRRIRKKFNGTPEKPRLSVFCSDRQLYATLVDDQNKKCLFYGNTLQKSIRGDPPGNTVEAAERVGEKLVQTCVDLNINEISSYDRNGFARGERMQAFEIAISRHGFLFK, encoded by the exons ATGGCAACTATGGCTACGGGTAATGTTTGTTCACTACAAATAAAGACTTGTGAGCTCTTTGGGACTTGTATAAATCACTCATATACCACTCTTCCTATCCAAAATAAAA GCTTACACATAAAGCCATTGGTTATTCAAGCTACAGCTAAAGCTAATTCTCGGACTGAGAGTGCTAAACTTCGAAATAGGCGAATtagaaaaaag TTTAATGGCACTCCTGAAAAACCAAGACTTTCAGTCTTCTGCTCAGATAGACAGTTGTATGCTACACTAGTAGATGACCAGAATAAGAAGTGCTTGTTTTATGGGAACACTTTGCAAAAATCAATCCGGGGTGATCCACCTGGCAACACCGTA GAAGCAGCGGAACGTGTTGGTGAGAAACTAGTGCAGACTTGTGTTGATCTcaatataaatgaaatttcgTCCTATGATCGCAATGGTTTTGCTCGAGGAGAAAGAATGCAAGCTTTTGAGATTGCCATTTCTCGACATGGTTTCCTGTTCAAATAG